A DNA window from Cobetia marina contains the following coding sequences:
- the rplE gene encoding 50S ribosomal protein L5, whose protein sequence is MANLKERYQNEVAAQLKEQFGYANVMQVPRITKVTLNMGIGEATADKKLIDNAFADLQMLSGQKPIITKARKSIAGFKVREGWPIGVKVTLRSDRMWDFLDRLVNVAIPRVRDFRGLNPKSFDGRGNYSMGVREQIIFPEIEYDKIDRIRGLDITITTSANTDDEGRALLGALNFPFKK, encoded by the coding sequence ATGGCGAACTTGAAAGAACGTTATCAGAACGAAGTGGCCGCCCAGCTTAAAGAGCAGTTCGGCTACGCCAACGTGATGCAGGTGCCGCGTATCACCAAGGTGACCCTGAACATGGGCATCGGTGAAGCCACCGCTGACAAGAAGCTGATCGACAACGCGTTTGCCGATCTCCAGATGCTGTCTGGTCAGAAGCCGATCATCACCAAGGCACGCAAGTCCATCGCTGGCTTCAAGGTCCGCGAAGGATGGCCGATCGGTGTCAAGGTGACCCTGCGCAGCGATCGTATGTGGGACTTCCTGGACCGTCTCGTGAACGTGGCTATCCCGCGCGTTCGTGACTTCCGCGGTCTGAACCCGAAGTCCTTCGATGGCCGTGGAAACTACTCCATGGGTGTGCGTGAGCAGATCATCTTCCCGGAGATCGAGTATGATAAGATCGACCGGATTCGTGGCCTGGACATCACCATCACCACTAGCGCCAACACCGATGATGAAGGTCGTGCGTTGCTGGGCGCGCTGAACTTCCCGTTCAAGAAATAA
- the rpsN gene encoding 30S ribosomal protein S14: MAKKSMVERELKRTKLVAKYAAKRDALKTIINDVNASEEERFDAQLKLQQLPRDASPVRQRNRCRITGRPHGYYNKFGLSRNKLREAAMRGDVPGLTKSSW; this comes from the coding sequence ATGGCAAAGAAAAGCATGGTTGAGCGTGAGCTCAAGCGCACCAAGCTGGTCGCAAAGTACGCCGCCAAGCGCGACGCACTGAAGACCATCATCAATGACGTCAACGCTTCTGAAGAAGAGCGCTTCGACGCACAGCTGAAACTGCAGCAGCTGCCGCGTGATGCCAGCCCGGTCCGTCAGCGTAACCGCTGCCGTATCACTGGCCGTCCGCACGGCTACTACAACAAGTTCGGCCTGAGCCGCAACAAGCTGCGTGAAGCCGCTATGCGTGGTGACGTGCCTGGTCTGACCAAGTCCAGCTGGTAA
- the rpsH gene encoding 30S ribosomal protein S8 — MSMQDTLADMFTRIRNAQMATKETVTMPSSKLKVEVARVLKEEGYISEFAVAEGAKPELTVTLKYFEGKAVIENIKRVSKPSLRQYKGKGELPKVADGLGIAIVSTSRGVMTDRAARQAGVGGEVLCTVF, encoded by the coding sequence ATGAGCATGCAAGACACTCTGGCGGATATGTTCACTCGTATCCGCAATGCGCAGATGGCCACCAAGGAGACGGTTACCATGCCGTCTTCCAAGCTCAAGGTTGAAGTGGCCCGCGTATTGAAGGAAGAGGGTTACATTTCCGAGTTTGCTGTCGCAGAAGGCGCGAAGCCGGAACTGACCGTGACCCTCAAGTACTTTGAAGGCAAGGCGGTTATCGAGAACATCAAGCGTGTTTCCAAGCCGTCCCTGCGCCAGTACAAAGGCAAGGGCGAGCTGCCGAAAGTCGCAGATGGCCTGGGTATTGCGATCGTTTCCACCTCCCGGGGCGTGATGACCGATCGTGCGGCCCGTCAAGCTGGTGTCGGCGGCGAAGTCCTCTGCACCGTATTCTAG
- the rplF gene encoding 50S ribosomal protein L6, protein MSRVAKYPVKLPNGVEAKLDGDKLTVKGSNGQLELTVHQDVVINLEEGQMTFAPAETAKNWAMVGTTRALVNNMVSGVSEGFTKSLEINGVGYRAQAKGQTINLTLGFSHPVDYELPASVTAETPKNTQIVLKSADKQALGQVAAEIRAFRPPEPYKGKGIRYSDEVVRRKEAKKK, encoded by the coding sequence ATGTCCCGCGTAGCCAAGTATCCGGTTAAATTGCCGAACGGCGTCGAGGCAAAACTCGATGGCGACAAGCTGACCGTGAAGGGCAGCAATGGCCAGCTGGAACTGACCGTCCACCAGGACGTGGTCATCAACCTGGAAGAAGGTCAGATGACCTTCGCCCCGGCTGAGACTGCCAAGAACTGGGCAATGGTTGGTACCACACGTGCTCTGGTCAACAACATGGTGTCTGGTGTTTCCGAAGGCTTCACAAAGTCTCTGGAAATCAATGGTGTGGGTTATCGTGCCCAGGCCAAAGGCCAGACAATCAACCTGACACTGGGCTTCTCACACCCGGTCGACTATGAACTGCCGGCAAGTGTTACGGCTGAAACGCCGAAGAACACTCAGATCGTCCTGAAATCTGCTGACAAGCAGGCTTTGGGTCAGGTCGCCGCAGAGATTCGCGCGTTCCGTCCGCCGGAGCCCTACAAGGGCAAAGGTATTCGGTACAGCGACGAAGTCGTCCGTCGTAAAGAAGCCAAGAAGAAGTAA
- the rplR gene encoding 50S ribosomal protein L18, whose protein sequence is MNAKKESRLRRARRARAKIRELGVFRLCVNRTPRHIYAQIISPDGGQVLATASTLDKSLREGSTGNSDSAAKVGALIAERAKEAGIKQVAFDRSGYKYHGRVKALADAAREGGLEF, encoded by the coding sequence ATGAACGCGAAGAAAGAATCTCGTCTCCGTCGTGCCCGCCGCGCTCGTGCGAAAATCCGCGAGCTGGGCGTGTTTCGCCTGTGCGTGAACCGCACCCCGCGTCACATCTACGCGCAGATCATCTCGCCGGATGGCGGCCAGGTCCTGGCCACCGCATCCACGCTCGACAAGAGCCTGCGCGAAGGTTCTACCGGTAACTCGGACTCCGCCGCCAAGGTGGGTGCTCTGATTGCCGAGCGCGCGAAGGAAGCGGGTATCAAGCAAGTGGCTTTCGATCGCTCCGGGTACAAGTACCACGGTCGCGTGAAGGCCCTGGCCGATGCCGCACGTGAAGGCGGCCTGGAATTCTAA
- the rpsE gene encoding 30S ribosomal protein S5, producing the protein MANIEQKGGDLQEKLVQINRVAKVVKGGRIFGFTALTVVGDGNGRVGFGRGKAREVPVAIQKAMDQARRNMIKVDLKGHTLQYPVKARHGASKIYMQPASEGTGIIAGGAMRSVLELAGVHDVLAKCYGSTNPVNVVRATINGLAAMKSPEDIAAKRGLSVDKIAG; encoded by the coding sequence ATGGCGAATATCGAACAGAAGGGCGGTGACCTGCAAGAGAAGCTCGTGCAGATCAACCGCGTCGCCAAGGTAGTCAAGGGCGGCCGTATCTTCGGTTTCACCGCTCTGACTGTCGTTGGTGACGGCAATGGTCGTGTTGGCTTCGGTCGTGGCAAGGCGCGTGAAGTGCCGGTCGCGATCCAGAAGGCAATGGACCAAGCTCGTCGCAACATGATCAAGGTTGACCTGAAGGGCCACACCCTGCAGTACCCGGTGAAGGCTCGTCACGGCGCATCCAAGATCTACATGCAGCCAGCATCCGAAGGTACCGGCATCATTGCCGGCGGTGCGATGCGTTCCGTGCTCGAACTGGCAGGCGTCCATGACGTCCTGGCCAAGTGCTACGGTTCCACCAATCCGGTCAACGTGGTGCGCGCGACCATCAACGGTCTCGCTGCCATGAAATCTCCGGAAGACATCGCCGCCAAGCGTGGCCTGTCTGTCGACAAGATTGCGGGGTAA
- the rpmD gene encoding 50S ribosomal protein L30, translated as MAAKITVTQIRSTIGVLEKHKATMKGLGLRRIGHTVELEDTPAVRGMINKVHYLVRVEGE; from the coding sequence ATGGCAGCTAAGATCACGGTAACCCAGATCCGCAGCACCATCGGCGTCCTCGAAAAGCACAAGGCCACCATGAAAGGCCTTGGGCTGCGTCGCATCGGTCACACTGTCGAGCTGGAAGACACCCCCGCGGTACGCGGCATGATCAACAAGGTTCATTACCTTGTCCGTGTTGAGGGAGAGTAA
- the rplO gene encoding 50S ribosomal protein L15, with translation MKLNTLSPAPGSKHAAKRVGRGIGSGLGKTGGRGHKGQKSRSGGSVKPGFEGGQMPMQRRLPKFGFTSAKSLVSEEVRLSELALVDGDIVDLETLKKANVLRDSTKFAKVMLSGELDKAVTVRGIKVTKGARAAIEAAGGKVED, from the coding sequence ATGAAATTGAATACCCTGAGTCCGGCCCCGGGCTCCAAGCACGCTGCAAAGCGTGTCGGTCGTGGTATCGGCTCCGGTCTTGGTAAGACCGGCGGTCGTGGCCACAAGGGCCAGAAGTCCCGTTCCGGTGGCAGCGTCAAGCCGGGCTTCGAAGGCGGTCAGATGCCTATGCAGCGTCGCCTGCCGAAGTTTGGTTTCACTTCCGCGAAATCTCTGGTTTCCGAAGAAGTGCGCCTGAGCGAGCTGGCACTGGTAGACGGTGATATCGTCGACCTCGAAACGCTGAAGAAGGCCAACGTGCTTCGTGATTCCACGAAGTTCGCGAAGGTCATGCTCTCCGGCGAACTGGACAAGGCAGTCACGGTCCGCGGCATCAAGGTCACCAAGGGTGCCCGTGCTGCGATCGAAGCTGCCGGTGGCAAGGTAGAGGACTAA